One Cryptomeria japonica chromosome 9, Sugi_1.0, whole genome shotgun sequence genomic window carries:
- the LOC131057945 gene encoding pentatricopeptide repeat-containing protein At3g26782, mitochondrial-like, which translates to MSSISHFNLNIRALCKEGRLKEALHVLFTTQKPPVDSSTYLHLLNTCVAKDALSEGKRIHSHINESGVTFTADTFLQNKVINLYDKCGSLVDARHVFDHMTEPDVFSWNMIIAAYKSHGFTHEALALFHKMLSTGVQPDGFTFATILPVCAKMGVLELATDMHQRIIESGILSDVVVTNALIDMYVKCGKIHKACDLFDKMLHPNVISWTTMVAGYVQNGLGRKAVDAFKQMQLGGVKPNSATFASVISACAKLGALEQGMEVQQRILKSGFFSHISVANALMDMYAKCGNIKKAQSLFDKMPRRDLVSWNTIISGYAQNWLAEKALKIFKQMRLTNLNPNSATFVSILPACAKFGAVEQGMEIHQRITKSGFLSEVVIANALVNMYAKCGIISKARRLFDKMRNANLVSWTAMIAGYAMHGCSKDALELFEQMKFYGHNPDHISLVCVLFACSHAGLVDEGCKYFSCMSDSYCITPTLDHYVCMVDLLGRAGYLQEALNFVVKMPVKLDVFVWLCLLSACRSEKNIRLGEFVATLLFELEYGHNAPYVLLSNIYAEAGRWADVKKVRKLMKDRGVKKIPGCSWIEVDKMVHAFCIGDRSHPQTQEIYAKLEILSWEMKAAGYIPDTRFVLNDVEEEDKEFLLCHHSEKLAITFGLLNMAAGTTIRVVKNLRVCRDCHTASKFISKIVAREIVVRDANRFHHFKHGQCSCGDYW; encoded by the coding sequence ATGTCATCGATTTCCCATTTCAATCTTAATATCAGAGCACTCTGTAAAGAGGGTCGGTTGAAGGAGGCGCTGCACGTTCTATTTACTACACAAAAGCCTCCTGTAGATTCTTCCACATATCTTCATCTTTTAAACACCTGCGTTGCAAAGGATGCGCTTTCAGAGGGTAAACGAATCCACTCTCACATCAATGAAAGTGGAGTTACATTCACAGCAGACACATTTTTGCAGAATAAAGTTATCAACCTGTATGATAAATGCGGCAGTTTGGTAGATGCACGCCATGTTTTTGACCATATGACTGAACCAGATGTCTTCTCATGGAATATGATAATTGCAGCTTACAAAAGCCATGGTTTTACTCATGAGGCGTTAGCACTGTTTCATAAAATGCTATCAACAGGTGTACAACCAGATGGGTTCACTTTTGCCACCATCCTTCCAGTGTGTGcaaaaatgggagttttggaaCTGGCTACTGATATGCATcaaagaataattgaaagtgggattttgtcagatgttgtagttaccAATGCCCTCATAGATATGTACGTAAAATGTGGAAAAATACACAAGGCATGCgacttgtttgacaaaatgctcCATCCAAATGTGATTTCATGGACTACCATGGTTGCTGGATATGTACAAAATGGTCTCGGTCGAAAGGCTGTAGATGCTTTCAAACAAATGCAGTTGGGAGGTGTCAAGCCAAACTCAGCAACCTTTGCCAGTGTCATCTCAGCTTGTGCCAAACTAGGAGCTTTAGAACAGGGCATGGAGGTCCAGCAAAGAATCTTAAAAAGCGGGTTTTTCTCACATATTTCAGTGGCAAATGCCCTGATGGACATGTATGCGAAATGTGGAAACATAAAAAAGGCACAAagtttgtttgacaaaatgcctcgtCGGGATCTCGTCTCGTGGAATACAATCATTTCTGGATACGCACAAAATTGGCTCGCCGAGAAGGCTTTGAAGATTTTTAAGCAAATGCGATTGACGAATTTGAATCCAAACTCTGCAACCTTCGTTAGCATCCTCCCAGCTTGTGCCAAGTTTGGAGCTGTCGAACAAGGTATGGAAATCCATCAAAGAATAACAAAAAGCGGATTTCTGTCAGAAGTTGTAATTGCAAATGCCTTGGtcaacatgtatgcaaaatgtggaattaTATCGAAGGCACGAAGATTGTTTGATAAGATGCGTAATGCAAACttggtctcatggactgcaatgattgcaggatatgcaatgCATGGCTGTAGCAAGGATGCTCTCGAATTGTTCGAACAAATGAAGTTCTATGGACACAACCCTGACCATATAAGCTTAGTTTGTGTTCTATTTGCGTGCAGCCATGCAGGTCTAGTAGATGAAGGCTGTAAATacttcagttgcatgagtgactCTTATTGCATTACACCTACATTGGATCATTATGTAtgcatggttgaccttcttggtcgTGCTGGTTATCTTCAAGAAGCTCTAAATTTTGTTGTCAAAATGCCAGTAAAACTTGATGTGTTTGTGTGGTTGTGCTTGCTCTCTGCTTGTCGATCAGAAAAGAACATAAGACTAGGAGAATTCGTGGCAACACTCCTTTTTGAGTTGGAATATGGACATAATGCTCCTTATGTTCTTCTGTCAAACATTTATGCAGAAGCGGGCAGGTGGGCTGATGTTAAAAAGGTGAGGAAATTGATGAAAGACAGAGGAGTTAAAAAAATTCCTGGATGCAGTTGGATTGAAGTGGATAAAATGGTACATGCTTTTTGTATAGGAGACAGATCACACCCACAAACGCAGGAGATCTATGCAAAGTTGGAGATACTGTCTTGGGAGATGAAGGCAGCAGGGTATATTCCAGATACACGGTTTGTATTGAATGATGTGGAGGAGGAGGATAAGGAATTCCTCCTATGTCACCATAGTGAAAAGTTGGCAATCACTTTTGGGTTGTTAAACATGGCTGCTGGAACAACTATTAGAGTTGTCAAGAACCTTCGAGTATGTCGTGACTGTCACACTGCATCAAAGTTTATCTCCAAGATTGTTGCAAGAGAAATTGTTGTGAGAGATGCAAACCGGTTTCATCATTTCAAACATGGACAGTGTTCTTGTGGAGATTATTGGTAA